Within Topomyia yanbarensis strain Yona2022 chromosome 2, ASM3024719v1, whole genome shotgun sequence, the genomic segment TTGATAAACTGTTGCTGTTAGAATTCAACATGTCGCAATATTCAGAAgcgatttaaaaatataaatacttAAATTAAAAGGAGTCACaaaccatataaataacatatTTCGTTTATACAAACGTTCGCACTTCCAAAAGAAGGAACATAATAAAAGTACACAGAGAATTGGAGCGCATAAGCTAAATGTTACTTTCGAACATATCGACTAGCCGCTTGATTTCCCGTCTTTCGATTGCATGAAAAAACGAAATgaatgagattttttttctataaaaacGCAACATTTACTTACATCCTGGTCGACAACGCTTCCGCTGGTTTGATTGCCTTGGAAATCTCTTCCGCTTTTGCCATGATCGTGTACATGCACTTGATGTTGGCGTCCATACAGTCAGTTAGTTTTGTGACGGAATTTTTGTAAATCTCTACATTGTCCGCTGTGATGGAGGAAATCGAATGAAGCACCGAGCAGAGGCTCTCGGTGAGGTTGTCAACCGAGGCGGCCAATGCTTGCGCCTCCCGTTCGATTTCATTCAGCGCGTTAGGATCGATTTGATTAAGGTGCGGTGGTATCATGAATGGTTTTGGCATTAGGCCATAGTTGCTAGTACTACCGCCTCCGGTTGCTGCCGATGGCGTACTTTGCCGGGATGAAGAGGGATTGCCAGAGTCCTTCCGCGTTACCGTTACCGGACTCGCCAGTTTGATTTTATATTCTAGGTTCTCGGCAACAAAATGTGTCATATTGCCGTCTACCCGTACAGTGCCTTCCAAATTATATGGGAAAGCATCTGAAATCATATTGCTTTTAGATTAAGCCATTTGCAAGTGCCACAACGTAATATACCTTTCCTCTTATCACAGTTTAGTGAATCTGGGCGCCTTCTAGTTTGCGACGAAGATGATGAGGATGAACCAGAGCGAATATTATTGAGATTGATTCCCCCTTCGGGATCTTCTGTGCTACCAGCGCCAAAAAAATTTTGGGTGTATGCAATTTCACTATACGACTCCGTCATCGCTGCAGGTACATCTTCCAGCTCCTCTTTATCCAGATCTGGTGCATCCGTGCTATCAATAGTTACAGTATTTGCAGCCGACGGATCGATAAATGGGTTTCTTAGTTCTTCAGCTGACATATTATCGAATATATCACTCAATTTATAGTATGTTTAGAATTTATTTCGATGAATAGATCATTTCGCTACACAGTCCTGTACCAACAATCTCATTAATTATAAAGAGTATCGAAATatcaataaattaatattttcgGACTGCAAACAGCACTTTTTTGTTTTGGTTAAGCACATGACACACTGGGTATTTGTTTTTACAAAAGTTCatcgatttttcaaattgctcCGATACTCGATACACTGAAGTAAAAATAATTGTTGTTTCCCGGAGTACCATTTCCCtgaaaaccatttcccagaatgccatttcccggaaaaccattttccggaatgtaccatttccaggaatatcatttcccggaatgtgcCATTTCCTGGAATATCGTTTCCCAGAATGTACTAGTTCCCGGAATATACCATTTCCCAGAATACCATTTCGTGGGACGTGCTTGTTCTCGgtaatttgttatacttttatGTTATCTGAAGTACTTTGAGCGCATTTGCATTTATAACTATGTTGCTTTCcaaatatttgtttggttcCCTTCACAGCTCACAGTCTTTGCTCGCTGATCATGTTGATGATTATAAAAGAACTAATTCTCAtacatatgtaattttatttgaaatcattatcaATCAATCAAAGGTCTAGAAAACAGCTTATGCTAAACAGAAGGCGAAATCAAAGAAGgtcgtaatttaatttaaagtAAATAACATTCTAAAAATTACTACGAAAATTTTAGAGAAGGCAAATTtcattgtatttttgtatttgaatTAATAAATTTCTACATTTATTTCCATTGATTTGCATGCTCTTGTTCCAAAGAAGACTAAAGCCAAATTTACACCTTTCCGATCCGATTCAGTACTATGCATGGAcgccaatattctttcatacaatTTAAATGCGAGCATGCACACTTGTCCGGGACGGTGCCATGCCGGACAAGTGTGAATGTTCGTATTTGATTTGAATTAAAGAATATTGGTGTCCGTGCACGGAACTGAACCGGCactgaaacggatcggataggtgtaaatAGTGCTTAAATCACAAAGAAATTTTTAATACGAAGTGCaatttaaaataactgaagGCGTTTTTAATGCACTGTAATGTAAAAATATTAGTgagaataaaattcaataaaagtCCAAGAGTATTTTCAGAGAAACTTCATATAGATAAAAATAACATTCTGCAAATAGTTCCATAGAAGAATGCGTATTTATAAGAAGGCAGCATCTTAGACAGATGTATTCACAATCTGTATAATTTCAAAGGTTCCAGAAATATTCATGCCTAAATTTTaggaattttttatattttttcgttaccttttacttaatcttcatgaaaatcaatcaacgaATTTTAGACATTTTTAGAGTACTAGTGattgattatcataaaaatgttgCCAACGGCGTGGAAAACACTGCCTTTCCAATTTCAAGGATTTACACCATTCTAGAGCACGGCATAAGCATATTTCAGATATTTTTCCTTACGTAATCatgagatgaatcgagatcccAAAAATGGGATTCATATTACGAACTATGCAgcacaaaaatattattttcaagtAATTTGTTCAGTATTTTCCCGCCAGAACgctttttttaaaaacgggCCCGAAACGAGGGGAAAGCACTAGCAGGTTTGagtgcgtcgtattgaaaatatcaacgtattttgaatataattaaagtaaataatgaaagtatttaaaaatacttCTGTTGTACTTAATAAGGTACTTAATGTAATTAATGTCGATGTGTACGCACTTCAAAAATTTTAAGCACATCTTGACGGTAATTAAAATACTTTGCGTATTTAAAGTACGAAGGCGCTGTACTTAAAATTGCTTCAGTAATCAAAGTACAATGAATTTGACGCGTATTTTTTTAAGCTTTGCGGTGTTAGTGTACTTTATGGTACTTAAAGTAACTAATTCGATCAAGAAtcgaccaaagggccgaagtcgcaatgatatcgaatcgagaaaaatagctttgaaaattcggttcagaaaattaaatcgtattttaacagtgtttgcatactgcgccttcaaatgtattgaaacactttgaaacaatactagttttcggaagcataactaaaatgttttatataataacgttttcgttgataaaattgaaaacagattatttcgccgagtgttgttatgaaatgttgattaggccatttttgagtcgccctcttgttttgacgactctcaatttcgccctgcagtgtcgccaaaaaacaaaaatcaaatgtggctttcgccgtgctcgctggagaggaaaatttgttattcttcctgggcgtaacaagcacttggtttttgtttagggcgattctgtttacgaaccttgtaaacaatgatgctgtcaatttcgcctgtatacactaccttagaaatgcagaggcgtaacccgcctggctttttgtttacagtcgaaagtcggatccgccgttttgttttttattgattttcatgaagtgtgaaatatttataaatgagtttttatattttttataaagtatttttactcctctttcagatattaatcaaatctctgtttgtgtacatttgttagtttcgcccatttgtcggttcacgatcgaaTTATGTAAGACTTTTGGCACTGCGTCGTATTGAAGATTTAGTGGTTGCCCCTCGGCCCGAAATCTATCTCCTGTAATGTTGGACCTAGTGCCTTCAcagaaaaatttttttggtaaaaataagagtttttcactcttagcaaaaaacaaccaacgcatactcttagtttaaaaataaaacttttgttttgagtactattctttatttgcttaaaaggaaaacttttactttgattattattcttgattaatttgaaagttttacattcaacctaatagttggcgttggttgtttttgctaagagcggaacactcttacttttaccaatatttttttctgtgtgttagAACGATagaaatagggatctttaggggtgtgcgggttaaggcattttctgatgcagattggttccgtgagttaatatctcaatctttttttctatttttaagcccgaaattatcaaaaaaaacattttttggtttgtttccttttaggacaataacacatcctaacccatgcgacttgcacgactccataggttgcctcatcagatctaccatagtttgcagatgaaatttgggatggcaggctgctagcgaaTTGCAAAAGTACccgatcatgctgtgtggggtgctgtcccggttaacgatgaggcgaacgagatatttacagataagtcatttagtaggacaactgtcagtttattggaattaaatttgtttattgttgtttattggaattaaatttgttttttttaatttaaaaatcagaaaagaataactAAGGTTtaaaatgatatgagtgtacccACTATCAGTTCATATGAAAAActtacacaatttttccaaattaaagatccctattggctAGCGTAGaatttttttcgctattttaatTATACACGAAACGCTGAAAATATCATTACAATCAACACCCCATCATTTATAGAATACCtacccgtctttcaatttcgttgctttcgtttcttttaGTATTAAATTCGCTTAAagtaaccaacaaaatcgatacagacatcatttataaaaaaaactaaaatcctTCGTATGTCActggagaaaataattttgaatatgCTGTGAATATTTCTAAACGATCAAAAAGATTGGTTCAAGGTACGTACTTGAAGTTTTTAGTACGCTTGGAGTTTACCTAAAAATGATAAAAcagaattgaaaatataaacaatttggTGTTCTGTTCACCTTCTATTTTCTGTTATATGATTTTaattcaataacaaaatttcgaAATCTTAAAACTTCTTCAGTATTatgcttttcaccgaagattacCATGCGACTGAGTCGATTCAAAATAgtgaaagaattgaaaatataccatCCGCAAAATTTGGAGCAAACATCAGGCAAAATATAAGGCCTGTTGGTCAGGTATTCGATAATCATGAATTTATTCACCCCGTCACTACATACGgtggaaaattggaaagtatTTGTTACTGTTTTGGTACTCACCCATTGGGGTGTTTTTTATTCCCCACTcgattttttagttttctttttgaaacaaaaacaaagtCGTTCGTATACTTTTATAATTTAACCATTCAATACGTCGTTACTATTGTAGAACTATTGTTGAATCATTGAATAAAATCAAAGTTCAATTTGTAGGAACAATACAAAAGTATTAACGCTAAATGGTTACTTTATCCCATAACATAGGTTTATTGTTTGGATTATGTTACAAATGATTTTTAACTATGCGGGATTGTCACTGCCTCAAAAAGTAGTCGACAAAGCAGTTGATTGACTCGCAGTCAACAACAGCGTTTGCTTCATTGGCAGTGTAGAAAAAGTATGGGGTTTTATGCCAGTACAAAATGTCGATGAAACAAAACTGTCAAAAACTTTCACGCATACATTCGCATACGCCATCGGAGTTTTCGCATCGACCGCACAGGCGTGTTCGATTGTGATCAGTCTTCGACTGACTTTTGTTGTGAATAGGCTTGTTTGACCTCATCGGGAAGGTCCTCTCTCTCGCGGCCAATCGATTTTGGAAGTAGTGAAAAATCGAGCACAAATTGCTTTAAAAAAGTGTTGAAAATCTGCTGATTCCTTTTGCGTAGTTTACGTTTTTGATTACTCATTTCATTTGTTACTTTGTTTCAATCGTGTCATCCGTGGAAAAGATAAATTTCCTGGTGTAAAATTTCAGAATTTGCTACCTAAAATCGCATGGTGTGcgattggtgatttttttttctctaattttttttgcctgaaCCGTTTTTGTTTCGAGTGTTTTGCTAGTGTGAGAAGTATTGGCAGAGTGGCATACCGGAAAAGTTTTCAGAAATAATGGCGGAGAATGAAGATTTAAGTAACAGCAGTAGTAGTAGCAGCAGAgaggatatgcatttttttgaagGAGTCGAAAAGTTGCTGGAGATCTGGTTTGAATCAAACTCATCCAATAAAAATGCCGATCTAAGAAAAATTCCTAGGTAGGTACATTTTGGGAAATCCCTgctaaatgaaacaaaaaatagcCACCTAACAAAAGGGTGATACCGTTGCCataaaaaagcgaaaaaataaagaaagctaaaaaataaagaaaactaaaatTTCAGTCGTTCAGGACACTCGAACGATGTGCTGTTTTTTTGCTGAGGCTTCACTCGCATAGCAACAGACACCAGCAACGAACGTATACGCAGCAGGGTTGGCACCTGCTTTTTGTTGAAACTTATCGGAAAGATTCGTAAGCAATTAAATTGCTTTTGTTCAAACATGTATCATCTTATCTTGCTCAGAGTAATTTCTATATAACGCATTTGGATGGGTTTTGGAGACAATGTACCTACGAATGTTGAGTGCTTATTAACATTAAATGTGTTATGAATTACGCACTGGCACATTATTGAAATCCATGTAAATAAGAATTGTAAAGCCAACCCAATTTAAGTACGCTGGAACAATGAGTTGAGCTTTTATCAAGAAATAGTTTGGTATTTTGAATTTCGTTTAGGTACCTACTTAAATTTATAGTATGAGAATGACTATGGGAGAATCAGTGCAACAGTATCATCCTTAACTTTGCTGACGTTGGTACACCATGAGGATTCTTAACATACTGCACAATTACAGAATTTActattgggattttcgattgattgacaccggtgtattggagtgcactggttttgcactttctagcatacccagttttctgctagaaagtgcaaaaatggtgcagttccagtgtactccactacaccggtgtcaatcaatcgaaaatcgcATATGCAATCTGCTGATAAAAACGAACTCTTCGTGATCAAGGTGCGTTATTAGATAATGAAGGAGGTAACATCGATGTATGTATGGAGTAAATCGCAGAATGGTTTGGAGATACTCCGATGAACTTTATTTGTGTACTAGATGTTGATTACATCATGTTGGTCAATCTGATTTTTGAACAGCAGACTACTGCTACATTACATTACAAATTAAGCGATAATAAAATGATAATAATTAT encodes:
- the LOC131679218 gene encoding BLOC-1-related complex subunit 6, whose protein sequence is MSAEELRNPFIDPSAANTVTIDSTDAPDLDKEELEDVPAAMTESYSEIAYTQNFFGAGSTEDPEGGINLNNIRSGSSSSSSSQTRRRPDSLNCDKRKDAFPYNLEGTVRVDGNMTHFVAENLEYKIKLASPVTVTRKDSGNPSSSRQSTPSAATGGGSTSNYGLMPKPFMIPPHLNQIDPNALNEIEREAQALAASVDNLTESLCSVLHSISSITADNVEIYKNSVTKLTDCMDANIKCMYTIMAKAEEISKAIKPAEALSTRIREIKRLVDMFESNI